In Chlorogloeopsis sp. ULAP01, one DNA window encodes the following:
- a CDS encoding non-ribosomal peptide synthetase, whose translation MRVATLTLNFSQNMQNQAILSDLETVEMAIINITESQIDLYAENDDWQVSKIALIHQLFEAQVLCSPNSIAIEFEGQFLSYQELNQRANQLAYYLQGLGVQADVVVGLCLERSVELIIAVLAVLKAGGAYLPLDPNYPAERLCFMLENTQASILLTQSHLCEILPLYATHRFCLDSDWQAIAQNPTTNLQTEVTADNLAYVIYTSGSTGKPKGVAMPHLPLVNLIGWQLENSTGGSAAKTLQYTPISFDVSFQEIFATLSAGGRLVLISEQMRRDPTSLLQFLNQARIERLFLPFVALRQLAEVAQIEGIFPTSLREVITAGEQLRITTAIAHLFTQLPNCSLHNHYGPSETHVVTAFTLTGSPQSWSALPPIGRAIANTQIYLLDSQLQPVPVGVAGELYIGGVSLARGYFNRPDLTAQRFIVSPFDKCDRLYKTGDLARYLADGNIEYLGRIDQQVKIRGYRIEPGEIETVLEGHSQVRQAVVMAREDNRGEQRLVAYVVADTVAPEMSVTELRQFLRTQLPEYMMPSAIAILDKLPLTPSGKVDRKALPVPSYGTNQENWVAPQTPTEIALANIWSDILGLSQVGIYDRFLDLGGHSLLATQVISRIRNDMQIELPLRCLFESPTISELSKCVETLQQKPQDSHTSIIQPVGQDANLPLAFMQEPLWFLDQLVPNHPFYNVPEAFRLNGFVNFTALERSFQEIINRHETLRTTFKVVNGEPSQVIHPSPSFKLSVIDATLPAQASQVWELIINEARRPFNLSEDLLLRAVLFKLSETEHILFLNLHHIVCDGWSMSILLQELATLYTAFTSEQTSPLPDLKIQYADFAVWHRQWLEGEIRESQLAYWQQQLNGLSPLLSFPADYPRPPILTYRGARHFLSLSEPLTKKLKELSRQEGVTLFMTLLAAFQTLLFHYSGQDDIAIGSLLANRHHPELEGMLGFFSNTIVLRTDFSDYPGFRQLLQRVREVTLGAYAHQDLPFEELVRALQPDRALNQNALVQVVFNLQNTPTSTWEVPGLTLTHLPLDNKTVKFDLFLELTETPTGLAGYFEYSTDLFAASTIARITEHFQKLLEDIVTNPDEKVDRYCLLTKAEQQQLHTWNQQEADFPDECLHQLFEAQVARTPNAIAIEFAGQHLTYQQLNQQANQLADYLQTLGVKPGVLVGICIERSLEMAIGLLGIMKAGAAYVPLDPAYPQERLAFMLEDSQAPVLLTQQSLMSKLPKHHARVVCIDSDWDVIAKHSQKNPNSGVKPENLVYILYTSGSTGKPKGVQIRHCSLVNILSFMAEEPGLTEQDILLAVTTISFDIAAIELYLPLIVGARIAIASREVASDALQLAEYIERSRATFMQATPATWRMLLAIGWQGSSHLKILCGGEALTRTLADELLKRCSSVWNVYGPTETTVWSTIYKVESGNDSIPIGRPIANTQIYLGRQEKNHNNSFQLVPIGVAGELYIGGVGLAQGYLNRPELNQERFIPNPFDNGQQNYLYKTGDLARYLPDGNIEYLGRIDHQVKIRGFRIELGDIETALSQHPAVRETVVIARDERLVAYVVPKPEKSAENSSTTSQIEQLQQWQTIWNESYSQSSPNQNSKFDPTFNITSWNSSYTGLAIAAQQMQQWVERTVERILSLQPQRVLEIGCGMGLLLFRIAPHCSHYFGIDLSKTAIAYIEQQLKQQNLSQVKLANKAADALDELETEKFDAIVINSVIQYFPSIDYLVSVLEKAVKSVKPGGHIFIGDVRSLPLLEAFHTSVQLYQASDTLPIEELRQRIQERMDQDGELVIDPAFFTALKQHLSEISHVQIQLKRGSYDNEMTRFRYDVILHIGIEVNHTVEPTWRDWNPDLTLSAIHKLLKDTEPECLGLARIRNARVTQDVEATKLLANSNDFHIVGELRAKLQKNTQQPGIDPEALWNLGNCLPYTIHINWSGADAQGCYDVIFQRHFSASTTIDFFSEQNSPIKPWSAYANNPLKNRQAGSLGNLVPQLRTFLTEKLPEYMIPAAFVVMNSLPLTPNGKVDRRALPAPNKIRANLKEDFVAPRNSVEQQLAEIVTLILGLEQVGIHDNFFDLGGHSLLTAQMLFQVQKTFEIELSLQTFFIAPNIAELAKIIENRQVGNDETSTIDSVLNLQAEAILDPTIHSQAASVASLPQPANILLTGATGFLGAFLLHELLEQTQAKVYCLIRTADAQEANQRIKNILESYKLWLWHQNCSSRIIPVIGDMSLPLLGLSSEQFQTLAETIDIIYHNGALVNFLYPYSALKNANVLGTQEVLRLASQTKIKPVHFVSTIGVFSPTAYTDTQIISETVADRPQGLYGYTQSKWVAEKLVTHAHERGIPTAIYRPTWIEGHSQTGICNRPGFLRSLIKGCIQLGLAPDWDMPVDIVPVDFISQVIVHLSKQKTLNERIFHISNPQSISWNQLVNWMHEFGYSIQHIPFQDWVSKVMFLVPSMPENALYPFLSFLSEKVSEQKTVPELYFQSKSLQFESYNTFNGLVGSNITCPPVDDKLLNTYFQHFIESGFLSAPQLNVSGIAMTK comes from the coding sequence ATGAGAGTCGCTACTCTCACCTTAAATTTTTCTCAAAATATGCAGAATCAAGCAATACTAAGTGATTTAGAGACAGTAGAGATGGCAATTATAAATATTACAGAGTCTCAAATAGATCTCTACGCTGAAAATGATGATTGGCAAGTTAGTAAGATAGCACTAATACATCAGCTATTTGAAGCTCAAGTCCTTTGTTCTCCTAATAGTATTGCCATAGAATTTGAAGGTCAGTTTCTTTCTTATCAAGAACTCAATCAACGTGCCAACCAACTTGCTTATTATTTGCAAGGATTAGGAGTGCAAGCTGATGTTGTCGTTGGTTTGTGTTTAGAGCGCTCTGTAGAACTGATTATTGCTGTACTAGCTGTTCTCAAAGCAGGTGGTGCTTATCTTCCTCTCGATCCAAACTATCCAGCAGAACGTCTGTGTTTCATGCTGGAAAACACTCAAGCCTCTATCTTATTAACTCAAAGCCATCTGTGCGAGATTTTGCCATTATACGCAACACATCGCTTTTGCTTAGATAGCGATTGGCAAGCGATCGCCCAAAATCCGACTACCAATCTCCAAACCGAAGTTACTGCCGATAACCTGGCATACGTCATCTATACCTCTGGCTCGACTGGCAAACCCAAAGGTGTAGCAATGCCTCATCTGCCGCTTGTAAACTTAATTGGTTGGCAGTTGGAAAATTCAACTGGAGGTTCTGCCGCCAAGACACTCCAATATACTCCGATTAGCTTTGATGTCTCCTTCCAGGAAATCTTTGCCACCCTCAGTGCGGGTGGCAGGCTGGTTTTAATTTCTGAACAAATGCGCCGCGATCCGACAAGCTTGCTGCAATTTCTCAATCAAGCCAGAATAGAGCGGCTGTTTCTGCCGTTTGTAGCTCTGCGACAGTTAGCCGAAGTAGCGCAAATAGAAGGTATTTTCCCGACAAGTTTGCGTGAGGTAATTACTGCTGGCGAACAATTACGCATCACAACAGCGATCGCGCATTTATTTACTCAGTTGCCTAACTGTAGTTTACACAATCACTACGGGCCATCTGAAACTCATGTAGTTACTGCCTTTACCTTAACAGGTTCACCCCAATCTTGGTCAGCATTACCACCAATTGGGCGAGCGATCGCCAACACCCAAATATATCTACTAGATTCACAATTACAACCTGTACCTGTTGGCGTTGCTGGCGAGTTATATATTGGTGGTGTCAGTCTGGCAAGAGGATATTTTAACCGCCCTGACTTAACAGCGCAAAGATTTATTGTTAGTCCTTTTGATAAATGCGATCGCTTGTATAAAACAGGTGACTTGGCAAGATATTTAGCTGATGGCAATATTGAGTATTTAGGAAGGATAGATCAACAAGTAAAAATTCGCGGCTATCGGATTGAGCCGGGAGAAATTGAAACTGTTCTTGAGGGACATTCTCAAGTGCGGCAGGCAGTAGTCATGGCACGAGAAGATAACAGGGGCGAACAGCGTTTAGTCGCCTACGTAGTTGCTGATACGGTTGCGCCAGAAATGTCTGTAACTGAACTGCGGCAATTTTTACGAACACAGCTACCAGAGTATATGATGCCGAGTGCGATCGCAATCCTCGACAAACTGCCACTGACTCCTAGCGGGAAAGTCGATCGCAAAGCTCTGCCTGTACCAAGCTACGGAACTAACCAAGAGAATTGGGTTGCTCCTCAAACTCCCACAGAAATAGCACTAGCAAATATCTGGAGTGACATTCTTGGCTTATCGCAAGTCGGAATTTACGATCGTTTTTTGGATTTAGGAGGGCATTCACTGCTGGCAACTCAAGTAATTTCTCGTATCCGCAATGATATGCAGATTGAGTTGCCTTTACGTTGTCTGTTTGAATCACCAACGATATCGGAACTTAGTAAGTGCGTAGAAACACTTCAGCAAAAACCACAAGATTCCCATACTTCTATTATTCAACCAGTCGGGCAAGACGCTAACTTACCCTTGGCATTCATGCAGGAGCCATTGTGGTTTCTGGATCAGTTAGTACCTAATCATCCCTTCTACAATGTTCCAGAAGCCTTTCGCTTAAATGGTTTTGTTAACTTCACAGCTTTAGAGCGGAGTTTCCAAGAAATTATCAACCGTCATGAAACTTTGCGTACTACCTTTAAAGTTGTCAATGGAGAACCTTCTCAGGTAATTCATCCATCTCCAAGCTTTAAACTATCTGTAATAGATGCAACTCTACCCGCACAAGCAAGCCAAGTCTGGGAATTAATTATCAACGAGGCGCGACGCCCCTTCAATTTATCTGAGGATTTACTCTTACGTGCGGTACTTTTCAAGCTCAGTGAAACGGAACATATTCTGTTTCTCAACCTACATCACATTGTCTGTGATGGTTGGTCGATGAGTATACTATTGCAGGAATTGGCAACACTTTACACAGCTTTTACATCAGAACAGACTTCTCCTCTACCAGATTTAAAAATTCAGTATGCTGATTTTGCCGTGTGGCATCGGCAGTGGTTGGAGGGTGAGATTAGAGAAAGTCAGCTTGCCTACTGGCAGCAGCAATTAAATGGACTTTCGCCTCTGTTGTCATTCCCAGCAGACTACCCGCGCCCGCCAATATTAACCTATCGAGGAGCGCGCCACTTCCTGAGTTTATCCGAACCCTTAACTAAAAAACTGAAGGAATTGAGCCGTCAAGAAGGCGTGACTTTATTCATGACATTGCTGGCTGCCTTCCAAACACTATTGTTTCATTACAGCGGACAAGATGATATCGCGATTGGCTCCCTCCTTGCCAACCGCCATCACCCTGAATTAGAAGGAATGCTGGGATTCTTTTCCAACACCATCGTACTCCGAACAGATTTTTCAGATTACCCTGGTTTTCGGCAGTTGTTGCAGCGAGTGCGAGAGGTAACTTTGGGAGCTTATGCCCATCAGGATTTACCATTTGAGGAACTGGTGCGGGCATTACAACCCGATCGCGCTCTGAACCAAAACGCACTAGTTCAAGTCGTATTTAACTTGCAAAATACGCCAACATCAACTTGGGAAGTACCGGGTTTAACCTTAACTCACTTGCCCCTTGATAACAAAACCGTCAAATTTGATTTGTTTTTGGAATTAACCGAGACACCAACTGGTTTGGCAGGTTACTTTGAGTATAGTACCGACTTGTTTGCAGCCAGTACAATCGCCCGCATCACCGAACATTTCCAAAAGCTCCTAGAGGATATTGTTACCAATCCAGATGAGAAAGTCGATAGATACTGCTTGCTTACAAAAGCCGAGCAACAACAACTGCATACATGGAATCAGCAGGAAGCAGATTTTCCTGATGAATGCCTTCACCAGTTGTTTGAAGCGCAAGTAGCAAGAACACCGAATGCGATCGCCATCGAATTTGCAGGGCAGCACCTGACTTACCAACAACTGAATCAGCAGGCAAATCAACTGGCAGATTATTTGCAAACCCTGGGCGTCAAACCTGGTGTTTTAGTTGGTATTTGCATTGAGCGATCGCTCGAAATGGCGATCGGGCTTTTGGGAATTATGAAAGCTGGTGCAGCTTACGTACCCTTAGATCCAGCTTATCCTCAAGAACGTTTAGCATTCATGCTTGAAGATTCTCAAGCACCAGTACTGTTGACGCAGCAAAGTTTGATGAGCAAGCTACCCAAACATCATGCACGAGTAGTTTGCATAGATTCAGATTGGGATGTCATTGCCAAGCACAGCCAGAAAAATCCCAATAGTGGAGTAAAACCTGAAAACTTAGTTTATATACTCTACACATCAGGTTCCACAGGTAAGCCCAAAGGTGTGCAAATCAGGCATTGTTCGCTAGTCAATATTTTATCTTTCATGGCTGAGGAACCAGGACTAACTGAGCAAGATATCCTCTTGGCTGTAACTACCATCTCTTTTGATATTGCCGCCATCGAGCTTTACTTACCACTGATTGTCGGCGCTCGTATTGCCATAGCTAGCCGCGAAGTTGCCTCTGATGCCTTACAACTAGCTGAATATATTGAGCGATCGCGTGCAACTTTCATGCAAGCCACTCCAGCGACTTGGCGAATGTTATTAGCAATAGGTTGGCAAGGTAGCTCACATCTGAAAATTCTTTGTGGCGGCGAAGCTTTGACGAGAACACTTGCAGACGAACTCCTCAAAAGATGTTCTTCTGTCTGGAATGTATACGGGCCGACAGAAACGACCGTCTGGTCTACAATTTACAAAGTAGAATCTGGAAATGATTCCATACCTATTGGCCGTCCCATTGCTAATACGCAAATTTACTTAGGCAGGCAAGAAAAAAATCACAATAATTCTTTTCAACTTGTTCCCATTGGTGTAGCTGGTGAATTGTATATTGGCGGTGTAGGTTTAGCCCAAGGATATCTTAACCGTCCTGAATTGAATCAAGAAAGATTTATTCCTAACCCCTTTGACAATGGGCAACAAAATTATCTGTATAAAACTGGCGATTTAGCTCGTTATCTACCAGATGGTAACATTGAATACTTAGGCAGAATCGATCACCAAGTTAAAATTCGTGGCTTCCGGATTGAGTTAGGAGACATTGAAACTGCACTCAGCCAACATCCTGCTGTCAGGGAAACAGTTGTAATTGCCCGTGACGAGCGCTTGGTTGCCTATGTTGTTCCTAAACCAGAAAAATCAGCAGAGAATTCTTCAACTACATCCCAGATTGAACAACTACAACAGTGGCAGACAATCTGGAATGAATCCTATAGCCAGTCTTCCCCAAATCAAAATTCAAAGTTCGATCCGACGTTTAATATCACTAGCTGGAATAGCAGCTACACAGGATTAGCGATCGCTGCCCAACAAATGCAACAGTGGGTAGAGCGAACAGTTGAGCGGATTTTGTCTTTACAACCCCAGCGTGTGTTAGAAATTGGTTGTGGAATGGGACTATTGCTGTTTAGAATTGCTCCTCATTGCTCCCATTACTTCGGGATAGATCTCTCAAAAACAGCGATCGCTTACATAGAGCAGCAATTAAAGCAGCAAAATTTGTCTCAGGTAAAGCTTGCCAACAAAGCCGCAGACGCACTTGATGAATTAGAAACTGAAAAATTTGATGCGATCGTTATTAACTCTGTCATTCAATATTTTCCCAGTATTGATTACTTGGTGAGTGTCTTAGAAAAAGCAGTCAAGTCAGTCAAACCGGGGGGACACATCTTCATTGGAGATGTACGCAGCTTACCGTTGCTAGAAGCTTTCCATACCTCCGTGCAGCTATATCAAGCTTCCGACACCTTGCCTATAGAGGAATTGCGGCAGCGTATCCAAGAGCGTATGGATCAGGATGGAGAACTAGTTATCGATCCAGCCTTTTTTACTGCCCTCAAGCAACATTTATCCGAGATTAGTCATGTGCAAATCCAGCTCAAGCGTGGTAGCTATGACAATGAAATGACTCGCTTTCGTTACGATGTCATCCTTCATATCGGCATCGAAGTGAATCATACTGTAGAGCCGACGTGGCGAGATTGGAACCCGGATCTGACATTATCTGCAATTCACAAACTTCTAAAAGACACAGAGCCAGAGTGTCTGGGTTTAGCCCGTATTCGGAATGCACGAGTTACGCAGGATGTTGAAGCAACTAAATTGCTGGCGAACTCCAATGATTTTCACATAGTGGGTGAACTAAGGGCAAAATTACAAAAGAACACCCAGCAACCAGGAATCGATCCTGAAGCACTGTGGAATTTGGGTAATTGCTTACCTTACACCATCCACATTAATTGGTCAGGTGCAGATGCACAAGGCTGCTATGACGTAATATTTCAGCGGCATTTTAGTGCTTCCACAACTATTGATTTCTTTTCTGAACAAAACTCTCCCATCAAACCTTGGAGCGCCTATGCCAACAATCCTCTTAAAAATAGACAAGCAGGCAGTTTAGGAAATCTTGTACCCCAACTGCGTACTTTTCTCACAGAGAAACTACCTGAGTACATGATTCCTGCTGCCTTTGTCGTCATGAACTCCCTACCACTGACACCAAATGGCAAAGTAGATCGCCGGGCATTACCTGCGCCAAACAAAATTAGAGCTAATTTAAAAGAAGATTTTGTTGCCCCTCGTAACTCTGTTGAACAACAATTAGCTGAAATCGTAACTCTAATTTTAGGATTGGAACAAGTTGGAATTCATGACAACTTCTTTGACTTAGGAGGACATTCTTTGCTGACGGCTCAGATGCTTTTTCAGGTACAAAAAACATTTGAGATCGAGTTATCTCTGCAAACATTTTTCATCGCTCCCAACATTGCAGAACTAGCGAAAATTATCGAAAATCGACAAGTCGGCAATGATGAAACATCAACCATTGACTCTGTTCTCAATCTGCAAGCTGAAGCCATTTTAGATCCAACTATTCACTCTCAAGCTGCTTCAGTTGCATCACTCCCTCAACCAGCTAATATTTTATTAACTGGTGCAACAGGCTTTTTGGGAGCCTTCTTACTTCACGAACTGCTAGAGCAAACCCAGGCTAAAGTTTACTGCTTAATTAGAACTGCTGATGCTCAAGAAGCTAACCAACGCATCAAAAACATACTGGAATCTTACAAACTTTGGCTTTGGCATCAAAATTGTAGCTCCAGAATCATTCCCGTAATTGGCGATATGTCACTGCCACTCTTGGGATTATCATCTGAACAATTTCAAACTTTGGCAGAAACAATCGATATTATTTACCACAATGGTGCATTGGTAAACTTTCTTTATCCATATTCTGCGCTGAAAAATGCAAATGTTCTCGGCACCCAAGAAGTTCTGAGATTGGCAAGTCAAACAAAGATAAAACCAGTTCATTTTGTTTCTACTATTGGCGTTTTTTCACCAACTGCTTATACCGACACACAAATCATCTCAGAAACTGTCGCCGATCGCCCACAAGGACTTTATGGTTACACACAAAGCAAATGGGTTGCCGAAAAATTAGTTACCCATGCTCATGAGCGAGGAATTCCCACAGCTATTTATCGTCCTACTTGGATCGAAGGACACAGTCAAACTGGCATTTGCAACCGCCCTGGTTTTTTACGCAGCTTAATTAAAGGTTGCATTCAACTAGGCTTGGCACCCGATTGGGATATGCCAGTGGATATTGTCCCTGTTGACTTTATCAGCCAGGTGATCGTCCATTTATCAAAACAAAAAACCTTAAATGAGAGAATATTTCATATCTCTAATCCTCAATCTATCTCGTGGAATCAACTTGTTAACTGGATGCATGAATTTGGCTATTCAATTCAACACATTCCCTTTCAAGATTGGGTTTCAAAAGTCATGTTTTTAGTTCCAAGTATGCCAGAAAATGCTTTGTATCCCTTCTTGAGTTTCTTATCAGAAAAAGTTTCAGAACAAAAAACGGTTCCTGAACTTTACTTCCAATCTAAATCTCTACAATTTGAGAGCTACAACACATTTAATGGATTAGTAGGAAGTAATATTACCTGCCCTCCTGTGGATGATAAACTACTGAATACTTACTTCCAGCACTTTATTGAATCTGGTTTTTTGTCAGCTCCTCAATTAAATGTTTCTGGTATTGCCATGACAAAGTAA
- a CDS encoding NIPSNAP family protein, protein MLGSASPIYEVVSGQILLGKREEFTDLHQNILLPMVHEAGIEPVLMLVTEVGQYAHFMNIYRYPSLEEYGKRSDEFMKNKRVSDFFTHMIQCVDGALKVELAVDLLPLAYL, encoded by the coding sequence ATGCTAGGTTCAGCTTCACCAATTTATGAAGTTGTTAGTGGTCAAATCCTTCTCGGTAAGCGAGAAGAATTTACAGACTTACACCAAAATATACTTCTGCCTATGGTTCATGAAGCAGGAATTGAACCTGTTCTGATGCTAGTAACTGAGGTTGGACAATATGCACACTTTATGAACATCTATCGCTATCCCTCACTGGAAGAATACGGAAAGCGTAGTGATGAATTTATGAAAAATAAGCGAGTTTCAGATTTCTTTACACATATGATTCAATGTGTAGACGGTGCGCTCAAAGTCGAATTAGCTGTAGATTTGCTGCCATTAGCCTATCTTTAA
- a CDS encoding MASE1 domain-containing protein, giving the protein MQSRITKIKFPFLSDRKVLLATVVIPAIHFGLANVSRTLSLENGTSVFWPSAGFYLAMVLVLGYRIWPAILLGEFIVNYFLYYQNILTSFSISAIDLIDPLVTALLINQLIRHRNILERSTDVFKFLVLLTPASVVSTTLATTTLCLSNNASWADYGEVWRTWYTAMIAGMLIVTPALLSLSLQSRQQLKLCWQQVLELALLLLLLITISRIAFWGGYPVEYMTIPLLIWSAFRFRQQESTLLVMVVTVIAVFGTARGFGSFSKESVTQSLLLLQSFICVVAVTTFVLSAVINENKKAAAKLRQVNEELEERVEERTCELKEAKQAADSANQAKSEFLANMSHELRTPLNGILGYAQILQRSQTLADHERKGIDIIYQCGSHLLTLINDILDLSKIEARKMELYPEDFYFANFLQDVVEICQIRAKQKRIAFTYQPSQELPIGIHTDEKRLRQVLINLLGNAIKFTDKGGVTFKVERVDFLADATDDLSSVTSSVVKLCFQIEDTGVGMTQEQIEKIFLPFEQVGDAEKRTEGTGLGLAISQKIIALMGSTIQVQSQLGLGSIFWFEVELPVAREWTQNLAVSQQKQIIGFQGKKRKILIVDDRWENRSLVANLLEPIGFEVIQAPNGKEGLDKAVECQPDLIITDLAMPVIDGLAMSKQLRKIPEIQNVIIIVSSASVFDFHRQEAMNAGCNDFLPKPVQVEELFLQLQNHLQLTWIYENNDGLNTKNQDISPEATDIILPPTSELVALHEAVQRCAVADIQTEANRIKQLNTKYTAFANKVLILADDFEIEAIASLIEA; this is encoded by the coding sequence ATGCAAAGCAGAATAACTAAAATTAAATTTCCTTTTTTATCAGATAGAAAGGTTCTACTAGCAACAGTAGTAATACCTGCTATTCACTTCGGTTTAGCTAATGTATCGCGAACACTATCTTTAGAAAATGGAACATCAGTCTTTTGGCCTTCAGCTGGTTTTTATTTGGCTATGGTTCTTGTACTAGGGTATCGCATTTGGCCAGCTATTCTACTAGGCGAATTTATAGTTAATTATTTTTTGTACTATCAAAATATTCTTACTAGCTTTAGTATTTCGGCTATCGATCTCATAGATCCTTTGGTGACAGCCCTGCTCATAAATCAACTGATCAGGCATCGTAATATACTAGAACGTTCTACAGATGTTTTCAAATTTCTAGTGTTATTGACGCCGGCTTCTGTGGTTAGTACCACCCTTGCAACCACTACTTTGTGTCTAAGCAACAATGCATCTTGGGCTGATTACGGGGAAGTTTGGCGAACTTGGTACACAGCAATGATTGCTGGTATGCTGATCGTCACACCTGCATTGCTTTCATTAAGTCTGCAATCTAGACAACAATTAAAACTCTGCTGGCAACAAGTTTTAGAGCTTGCACTATTGCTTTTGCTGTTAATTACCATTAGTCGAATAGCATTTTGGGGAGGGTATCCTGTCGAGTATATGACGATTCCCTTGTTGATTTGGTCAGCATTTCGCTTCAGACAGCAAGAATCAACTCTGCTTGTGATGGTTGTAACAGTAATTGCAGTTTTCGGTACTGCTCGTGGTTTTGGTTCATTTTCTAAAGAGTCTGTTACTCAGTCTTTATTACTACTACAATCTTTTATCTGTGTCGTTGCTGTTACTACCTTTGTTCTATCTGCTGTCATTAACGAAAATAAAAAAGCAGCAGCAAAACTTAGACAAGTAAATGAAGAATTAGAAGAACGAGTTGAAGAACGTACCTGCGAGCTTAAAGAAGCAAAACAAGCAGCTGACAGCGCTAACCAAGCCAAAAGTGAATTCCTGGCAAATATGAGTCATGAGCTGCGTACCCCTCTCAACGGGATTTTGGGTTATGCCCAAATTCTACAACGCTCACAAACACTAGCAGATCATGAACGTAAAGGTATCGACATTATTTATCAGTGTGGTTCTCACCTACTTACTTTAATTAATGACATCCTCGATCTCTCCAAAATCGAAGCTCGGAAAATGGAGCTTTATCCTGAAGATTTTTATTTTGCTAATTTCCTGCAAGATGTAGTGGAAATATGTCAGATTCGAGCAAAGCAAAAGCGAATTGCCTTTACCTATCAACCAAGTCAAGAACTTCCTATTGGCATTCATACCGATGAAAAACGTCTGCGGCAAGTCTTGATTAATCTGTTAGGTAACGCTATCAAGTTTACTGATAAAGGTGGAGTAACTTTTAAAGTTGAGAGAGTAGATTTTCTCGCCGATGCCACAGATGATTTATCTAGTGTTACTTCATCTGTTGTCAAACTATGCTTCCAAATTGAAGATACAGGCGTGGGGATGACTCAAGAACAAATAGAGAAAATCTTCTTACCCTTTGAACAAGTTGGTGATGCTGAAAAGCGAACGGAAGGCACGGGTTTAGGGTTAGCCATTAGCCAAAAGATTATTGCTTTGATGGGCAGCACAATACAAGTGCAAAGTCAGCTAGGGCTAGGCAGCATCTTTTGGTTTGAGGTAGAACTGCCAGTAGCGAGAGAATGGACACAAAATCTAGCTGTATCTCAGCAAAAGCAGATTATTGGCTTTCAAGGTAAAAAACGGAAAATTTTGATAGTTGATGATCGCTGGGAGAATAGATCTTTAGTAGCGAATTTATTAGAGCCTATTGGTTTTGAAGTGATCCAAGCACCTAACGGCAAGGAAGGATTAGATAAAGCTGTTGAATGTCAACCAGACTTGATTATTACTGACTTGGCAATGCCCGTGATCGATGGTTTGGCAATGAGTAAACAGCTACGCAAAATACCTGAGATCCAAAATGTAATTATTATAGTTTCCTCTGCAAGTGTGTTTGACTTTCATCGTCAAGAAGCTATGAATGCTGGTTGTAATGATTTCCTCCCCAAACCAGTACAAGTAGAAGAGTTATTTTTGCAATTACAAAATCACTTGCAATTAACATGGATTTATGAAAATAACGATGGATTAAATACCAAAAATCAAGATATTTCACCTGAAGCAACAGACATAATTCTGCCACCTACATCTGAACTTGTCGCTTTGCATGAAGCTGTTCAACGCTGTGCAGTTGCAGATATTCAAACAGAAGCAAATCGTATTAAGCAATTAAATACAAAGTACACAGCTTTTGCCAATAAAGTATTGATACTGGCTGATGACTTTGAAATTGAAGCAATTGCTTCTTTAATAGAAGCATAG